The window GTTCCATCAGGTGCTTCAACCGGTGAAAACGAAGCTGTTGAATTACGTGATGGTGGTTCACGTCTTGGTGGTAAAGGTGTTATGAACGCTGTTAACAACGTTAACACTGAAATCAATGATGCTTTAAAGGGATTAGATCCACACGATCAACCAAACATTGACGCAACTATGATCGCTTTAGACGGTACTCCAAACAAGGGTCGTCTTGGTGCTAACGCTATCTTGGGTGTATCTATGGCTACTGCTTGTGCAGCTGCTAAGGATAACCACCAACCATTGTACCGTTACCTTGGTGGTACTGACCTTGAAATGCCTCAAACTTTCCACAACGTTATTAACGGTGGTGAACACGCAGACAACGGTATCGATATTCAAGAATTCATGATTACTCCAGTTGCTAAGACTTCATTCCGTGATGGTTTTGAAAAGATCGTTAACGTTTACCACACTTTGAAGAAAGTTCTTGAAGACATGGGTTACGAAACTGGTTTAGGTGACGAAGGTGGTTTCGCTCCTAACATGAAGAACTCAGAAGAAGCTTTAAAGGCATTACATGAATCAATCATTAAGGCTGGTTACAAGCCAGGTGAAGATATTGCTATCGCATGTGACTGTGCTGCTTCATACTTCTACAACAAAGAAGACGGCAAGTACCACCTTGAAGGTAAAGTTCTTACTGACGAAGAATTGGCAGATTACTACGACAAGTTACTTGATGAATTCCCAGAATTAATTTCTATGGAAGACCCATACGATGAAAACGATGTTGAAGGTATGGTTAAGTTCACTGAAAGCCACAAGGACCGTATTCAAATCGTTCTTGACGACTTCATTTGTACTAACCCTAAGCTTTTGAACAAGGCTATTCACGAAGGTGCTGGTAACGCTTCATTAATCAAGTTGAACCAAATTGGTACTGTTACTGAAACTCTTGAAACTATTCGTCTTTCACGTAAGAATGGTTACAACACTATGATTTCTCACCGTTCAGGTGAAACTGGTGATACCTTCATCGCTGACTTCGCAGTTGCTGTTAACGGTGGCCAATTGAAGTCTGGTGCTCCAGCTCGTTCAGAACGTGTTGAAAAGTACAACCGTTTACTTGAAATCGAAGAAGAACTTGGTAAGGGTGAACGTTTAGCATTCTTCCCAGACAACGTTGACTTAGATTAATTTAAGTTAATATTTCTTTAAAAAGAGATTGATTTTTGATCAATCTCTTTTTTTATGCTTGAGATAGTTATGGAAAGTAAGTAAACTAGATACTATAGTTATAGAAAGGAAGATTAGTTGAAAAAGAAAATTAAATCTTTTGATAATAAAACTGTATTAACAATTGGACGAATTGGATCTGTATTGTCTGTTTTGATGTATGTTTCTTATATTCCTCAAATTATGAATAATTTGCAAGGAAACTATGGAAATCCAATTCAGCCATTGGTCGCGGCTATCAACTGCCTTATTTGGGTTTTATATGCTCTTTTAAGAGAGAAGAAAGATTGGCCGTTATTTGTAGCTAATTTTCCAGGAATCTTATTTGGATTAACTACATTTATTACTAGTTTGCATTAATTCTTCAGTCGATCGCTTTCTATAAGAAAAATTAGATGTAAGAGGGGAAAATAATTTGATTACTGTCTCAGATTTAAGTTTGAATTTATCTGGTCGTACTTTATACGAAGATGTTAACTTAAAATTTACTCCCGGTAATTGTTATGGAGTAATTGGCGCTAATGGTGCAGGTAAGTCGACTTTTTTAAAACTTTTAGAAGGTAAAATTGAACCTACAACGGGAAATATCTCTATTGACGCTAATGAAAGAATGTCTAGTTTAAATCAAGATCACTTTGCCTTTGAAGATTTTACTGTTTTAGATACTGTGATTCAGGGTCATAAAGAACTTTATCAAGTAATGAAGGACAAGGATGAACTTTATTCTAAGCCAGACTTTAGCGATGAAGATGGGGTAAAGGCAGCAGAATTAGAATCAAAGTTTGCAGAACTTGATGGTTGGAATGCGGAAGCTGATGCGTCTAAGTTGCTGCAGTCTTTAGGTATTCCAGAAGACTTGCATCAAAGTAAAATGAGTGAGTTGCCAGAAGCCGAAAAAGTTAAAGTTTTATTAGCGCAAGCCCTGTTTGGTAATCCTGATATTCTTTTGCTTGATGAACCAACTAACGGTTTGGATGTTCATACTGTAAACTGGCTTGAAGATTTTTTGGCTGATTATCCAAATATTGTCATTGTTGTATCTCACGACCGTCATTTTTTAAACCAAGTATGTACGCAAATGTGTGATGTAGATTATGGCAAAATTCAGCTATATATGGGAAATTATGATTTCTGGTATGAATCAAGTAAACTTGCATCTGAATTAGCAGCTAACCAAAATGCTAAGAAAGAAGAAAAAATCAAAGAGTTGCAAGAATTTATTGCACGTTTTTCGGCAAATGCATCTAAGTCTAAACAAGCTACTTCAAGAAAGAAGCAGTTAGAAAAAATTACGCTTGATGATATTAAACCATCTTCTCGTAAATATCCTTATGTCAAGTTTGAAATGCACCGGGACTTAGGAAATGACTTATTGAAAGTAGAAGATGTGTCCTATAGTGTTGACGGTGAAAAGATTTTAGACCACGTTTCATTTATCGTTCGTCCTGGTGATAAAGTTGCTTTCTTGTCACGCAATACCTTGGCAACTACTGCTTTAATGGATATTATTGCTGGTAAAGTAAAGCCAGAAAGTGGTACTGTAACGTGGGGACAAACAACTGCGTTTAACTACATGTCTCGCGATTTGAATGCTAACTTTAACAATGATGAATTAACGATTTTAGATTGGTTGCGTCAATATGCTACTAAAGAACAAGACGATAACACTTTCTTACGTGGTTTCTTAGGCCGAATGCTCTTTTCTGGAGAAGAAATAGATAAAAAAATTAAGGTACTTTCCGGGGGAGAAAAGGTGCGCTGTCAGCTCTCTAGGATGATGTTAGAACCAGCTAATGTATTGGTAATGGATGATCCTACTAACCACTTGGATTTAGAGTCAATTACTTCCCTTAATGACGCATTAAAGGACTATCAAGGATCGATTCTATTTACTTCTCATGATCATGAATTTATTCAAACTATTGCTGATCATATTGTGGAAGTTGGACCTAAAGGAATTGTTAGCCGTGCTGATACGAGCTATGATGAATTTTTAAATAATCAAAATATTCAAGATCAAGTTGAAAAAATTTACTAATATTAAATAAAAGAAAAAACTTTGACAAATAGAACACAAAATTGCAATTCTAAATGTCAAAGTTTTTTATTTATCTTCTTTAGCAAAAGTATTAATTATAGTAATAAAACTCTTAGCTAAAGCTTCTTCCTGTTCAACAGGAAGTTTTTTCATATCATTTGTAAGCTTGTCAAGAAAAACACGGTCATTACTTAACTTATTTACAAATGTCTGTGATTCAGGAGTTTTTGAGGATTCATCAATTAAAGTAATTACGGATGTTTGTAGTGCCTTTGCAATCGTATCTAATTTTTGAATACTGATATTTTGGTTACCTGTTCTTTCAATTTTAGAGATGAAATTTACTGATAGACTACTGAATTCCGCCAGGTCTTCTTGAGTCATTCTCAAACTCCTGCGTCTTTTTTTGATCGCAGCTCCTAAGTTGTCTATCACTTCAATCACAATTCCTTTCACACAGATTTCTGCCTGCGCTTTTTAGAATAAAGTTAAACTGTAATTAAATGAAGAATTTATAATATTATCTTCCTTCATTTAGTATATTCATACACCAAAACCTGTTGGACAAACGCTAACCATACTGGCGCTATGAGCTATTAAAATATATTTAAACTTAGGAAATTTGAGAGAGGCGAAAAGCAGTATAACAAATATCAAAATTTTAATGTAGTTATTTTATTAAATTTTAAGAAATTTTGCTATTTCCAGTAGCATAATCTAGATTTACCCCATCTTGTACATTGAAAATATAAACATGAAAATGAACATCATTGGAATTAATCGATTGTCCTTCCATTTCGACTCCACGGGCGAGTAATTCATTATTTCTAAAAATTGGTGTTACGCGGTAGCGAACATAATTAGCCGGCGAGGATTTTAAGTAAGTGGCTACTTCATTTTCATACATTAGCATGTCGGGATCATTTAAGTGTCTAGTTCCAGTCATTAAGTTTTTCCAATTATTATTTTGACCGGTTAATTGGTAGCCAATTAAGTGTGAACGATTAAAGAGCCAATGGTGGTTAATCTTTTTATTGTGCCAGCCAGTTGGGTTAACATGAAGAGCTTCTCTTTTAGCCTTTGGCATTAATGATTTGTTTAAAAGTGCATTGGCAGCTGTTACTCGATTTTGAGAATCAAGATCACCATATTTTTGCCAAGCGCCATGGCTGGTATCCAAATCTTCTTTTGAAAAATCAGGATTATTATTATCAACATTAATAATACTTTTACCCTCGTAGTTGAGAGTAGATAGTTTTTGTTTACTTAAAGACTCAACAGCATTGGGGTTGGTGTAATGTTTTAATTGTTTTTGAAGATCAGCTATTTTTTTGTCCAAAGAGCTAATTTTCTTTTCAACTTTTTGGTTTTTATTTTTTAAGCGACTAACTTCTTTTTGATTACTATAGTCATACTTATATTTTTTAACAATCTTGATATCACTAGCTGAACTTGTCTGTGAGATATATGTTTGACTTGCACCTAACGAAAATAAGAGGGCAGCTGCTAAAAATTGAGTAAATTTTTTATTTATCATTATCTTTTTGCCTTTCTATAACCAGCATTAATAGCATCTTGTTCGCTGTTAAAATAGACTGCATTAGCTGAATGCATGTGGTAGCCTGCTTGTCCGGGAACGTGATAGATCATTGAATTGCGATTTCCGACAATTGTACCTTGATTTGCCGTATATAGATCGCCTTGACTGGATGAGCTATCATTATTGGTTTCTTGATTTTGCTGAGCTTTTTTCTGGGCTTCTTCAATTTCTTTCTTTTTAGCAGCAGCTTCTTTTTGAGCTTGGACTTCTGCGGCTTTTCTTTCTTGTTCAGCTTCTTGTTTTTGTTTTTCTTCTTTTTCTTGATAGTTATCAAGTTGCTTTTTTAATTTATCATATTCAGCTTGCTTGTTTTTTTCTTCCTGTGTGAGAACTTTAGCTCTAGCTTTTTCTTTATTTAGTTCATCCGTTCCCACTTTTTTAGTAATTGTCTCAGTAGCAGTCTTATGGGCTACTTTTTTGCTTTTAGTTAAAGTGGTTTTTTGAGCGGATTGATGGCTTGTAGTATGTGTATTAGGAGAGGTAGCCAGCCCTAATACGAAGAATAGGCCAAGCGTGACGCAATTTGCCCAAAGAATTGGGTGAGAGGTCTTTTTAAATAAAAATTTTTTAACAAGATAATATGGAATTAGGTAGAACCAAAAGAGGATCCACATGATTATTTTGACAACTTTATTTTTCATCTTACTTTCTCCATTCATAAATATCCTCATGTATCAGGATAATATAATGGTTTCGATAAGAAAATAAAAAATTAAAAAAAGACTTGACGAAAATTGCTTAAGATTATAATATATTTTTAACAATTAACTTAAACATTTTGCTAGTTGAGTAAATTAGGAATGTTCTTTTAGAGAGTCTACGTGTGGTGGAAGTAGATAGGACAGCTAATTGAAGATGGACTAGAAATTAAAATGGTGGTAATGAATTTTAATAATGAGTTATCAACGGAGTTGCGATCGTTAACAACGCAAGGTAATTCCTATTTGATTGTAGGAGCTACTTACTAAGGTTATTTATGTGAGTAAATAGCAAATTAAAGGTGGTAACGCGAGCACTCGTCCTTTTTAAGGATGAGTGCTTTTTTGTTTAGGAGGAAAGCACGATGCATAAGAAGAGAATTAGAAATCGGATAATTTGGTCAGTGGTAGCAGTTTTAATTGTCATTGCTGGTTGGTTTAGTTTTGGCCCCACGAGTACTAATACAAAAGATCAAAAAGAAGTAGTTGTTGGGGTAGTTGGTCAAACTAAACAAGACGCAGAGATTTGGAAAAGCGTCGCAGAAATTGCAAAAGAAGATTATGGTATAAAGATTAAGATTAAGAACTTTACAGATTATAATCAGCCAAATAAGGTTCTTCAAAATGGCGATATTGATCTAAATGCCTTTCAGCACTATACATTTTTAAACGCTTGGAATAAGGCAAATCATGGTTCACTAGTTGCAATTGGAAATACTTATATTGCTCCAATCAGATTGTATTCAAAGAAATATCAGAATATTAATGAGTTGCCACAAGGAGCTACAATTGCAGTTCCAAATGATGCTTCTAATGAATCAAGAGCTTTATATGTATTAAAGAATGCTGGTTTAATTAAATTAAGAAAAGGCGTTAAGTTAGCTACAGTTGCTGATATTACGTCAAACCCTAAGGGATTAAAGATTAAAGAAGTCAGTGCTGAGCAAACAGCAAGAGTAATTGATGATGTCGATGCAAGTATTGTTAATAATACCTACGCAGTTCCAGCTAAGTTAGGTGACAAGCAGACAATTTATATTGAGCCATTAAATAAGGATTCCGAACAATGGATTAATATTATTGTCGCAAATAAAAAGGATAAGAATAACAAGGTCTACAAGGATTTAGTTAAGGCATATCAAACTGAAAAAACTAAGAAGCTATCTGAAAAGCTTTACGGTAAAACTGAAGTTGCAGCTTGGGGATTGAAGTTGAAGTAAGAGAGGAGAAAGTCTAATGACAGCACAAATTAATTTAAAAGATATCACTGTTCAATTTGGACCAAATAAGGCAGTTAATAATGTGAATCTAGAAATAAATAAGGGCGATATTTATGGTGTGATTGGTTTCTCCGGTGCGGGAAAATCCACCTTGGTTAGAACAATTAATTTACTACAATATCCTTCGGCTGGTTCTGTCGAAGTTAACGGGACAATTTTATTCAAGGAAGGTAAACTTCAGGTTTCTAAAAAGCAGCTTCAAGAAAAAAGACGGAAAATTGGAATGATTTTCCAAAATTTTAATCTTTTAAATGAAGAAACCGTAATTGAAAATGTTGCTTTTGCGTTGCAGCATACGCATTTGTCTGACAAAGAATTAGAAGAAAAATCACTTCATTTATTAGAATTGGTAGGTTTAAAAGATAAATCTGACTTTTATCCAGCACAATTATCTGGTGGTCAAAGACAACGTGTCGCAATTGCGCGTGCTTTAGCTAATGATCCTGATATTTTGATTTCTGATGAAGCAACTAGTGCCCTTGACCCTAAAACTACTAATCAAATCTTAGATTTGCTTTATGATTTGAATAAAAAATTAGGATTAACGATTGTCTTAATTACACATGAAATGGATGCAGTAAAAAGAGTTGCAAACAAAATCGCTGTCATGGAAAAAGGAAAAGTAATTGAAAAGGGAGATTTGAGAGAAGTCTTCTTGCATCCTCAAAAGCAGCTTACACGTCAATTTGTAGGTGGCGCTTTGCAGGCTCAACATATTTTAAATACGTACAACTTTGATAAATTGGCAGATAATGCAGAATTATATCAGTTGGTTTATAGCATTAATGATGTTACTAAGTCAGTAGTTGCCGATTTAGATGTTTCATTAAATACTAAAGCAAGTATTTTGTATGGAAATGTAGAAGTCTTAAGTGGTGAACCAATTGGCACACTTGCTATT of the Lactobacillus gasseri ATCC 33323 = JCM 1131 genome contains:
- a CDS encoding ABC-F family ATP-binding cassette domain-containing protein, which translates into the protein MITVSDLSLNLSGRTLYEDVNLKFTPGNCYGVIGANGAGKSTFLKLLEGKIEPTTGNISIDANERMSSLNQDHFAFEDFTVLDTVIQGHKELYQVMKDKDELYSKPDFSDEDGVKAAELESKFAELDGWNAEADASKLLQSLGIPEDLHQSKMSELPEAEKVKVLLAQALFGNPDILLLDEPTNGLDVHTVNWLEDFLADYPNIVIVVSHDRHFLNQVCTQMCDVDYGKIQLYMGNYDFWYESSKLASELAANQNAKKEEKIKELQEFIARFSANASKSKQATSRKKQLEKITLDDIKPSSRKYPYVKFEMHRDLGNDLLKVEDVSYSVDGEKILDHVSFIVRPGDKVAFLSRNTLATTALMDIIAGKVKPESGTVTWGQTTAFNYMSRDLNANFNNDELTILDWLRQYATKEQDDNTFLRGFLGRMLFSGEEIDKKIKVLSGGEKVRCQLSRMMLEPANVLVMDDPTNHLDLESITSLNDALKDYQGSILFTSHDHEFIQTIADHIVEVGPKGIVSRADTSYDEFLNNQNIQDQVEKIY
- the eno gene encoding phosphopyruvate hydratase produces the protein MLKSVIENVHALEIFDSRGNPTVEVFVTLSNGVVGKAEVPSGASTGENEAVELRDGGSRLGGKGVMNAVNNVNTEINDALKGLDPHDQPNIDATMIALDGTPNKGRLGANAILGVSMATACAAAKDNHQPLYRYLGGTDLEMPQTFHNVINGGEHADNGIDIQEFMITPVAKTSFRDGFEKIVNVYHTLKKVLEDMGYETGLGDEGGFAPNMKNSEEALKALHESIIKAGYKPGEDIAIACDCAASYFYNKEDGKYHLEGKVLTDEELADYYDKLLDEFPELISMEDPYDENDVEGMVKFTESHKDRIQIVLDDFICTNPKLLNKAIHEGAGNASLIKLNQIGTVTETLETIRLSRKNGYNTMISHRSGETGDTFIADFAVAVNGGQLKSGAPARSERVEKYNRLLEIEEELGKGERLAFFPDNVDLD
- a CDS encoding membrane protein — protein: MKKKIKSFDNKTVLTIGRIGSVLSVLMYVSYIPQIMNNLQGNYGNPIQPLVAAINCLIWVLYALLREKKDWPLFVANFPGILFGLTTFITSLH
- a CDS encoding DNA/RNA non-specific endonuclease; translated protein: MINKKFTQFLAAALLFSLGASQTYISQTSSASDIKIVKKYKYDYSNQKEVSRLKNKNQKVEKKISSLDKKIADLQKQLKHYTNPNAVESLSKQKLSTLNYEGKSIINVDNNNPDFSKEDLDTSHGAWQKYGDLDSQNRVTAANALLNKSLMPKAKREALHVNPTGWHNKKINHHWLFNRSHLIGYQLTGQNNNWKNLMTGTRHLNDPDMLMYENEVATYLKSSPANYVRYRVTPIFRNNELLARGVEMEGQSINSNDVHFHVYIFNVQDGVNLDYATGNSKIS
- a CDS encoding methionine ABC transporter ATP-binding protein, with the translated sequence MTAQINLKDITVQFGPNKAVNNVNLEINKGDIYGVIGFSGAGKSTLVRTINLLQYPSAGSVEVNGTILFKEGKLQVSKKQLQEKRRKIGMIFQNFNLLNEETVIENVAFALQHTHLSDKELEEKSLHLLELVGLKDKSDFYPAQLSGGQRQRVAIARALANDPDILISDEATSALDPKTTNQILDLLYDLNKKLGLTIVLITHEMDAVKRVANKIAVMEKGKVIEKGDLREVFLHPQKQLTRQFVGGALQAQHILNTYNFDKLADNAELYQLVYSINDVTKSVVADLDVSLNTKASILYGNVEVLSGEPIGTLAILLNLDEQKQKEAIKFLESKNVVVTKLDKGVLTND
- a CDS encoding MetQ/NlpA family ABC transporter substrate-binding protein, with the protein product MHKKRIRNRIIWSVVAVLIVIAGWFSFGPTSTNTKDQKEVVVGVVGQTKQDAEIWKSVAEIAKEDYGIKIKIKNFTDYNQPNKVLQNGDIDLNAFQHYTFLNAWNKANHGSLVAIGNTYIAPIRLYSKKYQNINELPQGATIAVPNDASNESRALYVLKNAGLIKLRKGVKLATVADITSNPKGLKIKEVSAEQTARVIDDVDASIVNNTYAVPAKLGDKQTIYIEPLNKDSEQWINIIVANKKDKNNKVYKDLVKAYQTEKTKKLSEKLYGKTEVAAWGLKLK
- a CDS encoding helix-turn-helix domain-containing protein, with the protein product MKGIVIEVIDNLGAAIKKRRRSLRMTQEDLAEFSSLSVNFISKIERTGNQNISIQKLDTIAKALQTSVITLIDESSKTPESQTFVNKLSNDRVFLDKLTNDMKKLPVEQEEALAKSFITIINTFAKEDK